Below is a window of Janthinobacterium lividum DNA.
GGCGGCCCAGGGTCATGACGCTTTCGGGTGTCATCGTATTTCCCCTAGTAAAAACTCTGGGACAAGGAGCCCAGCAGCAACTGCCAGCCATCGACCAGCACGAACAGCATCAGCTTGAACGGCAGCGAGATCGTCGCCGGCGACATCATCATCATACCCATCGACATCAGCACGCTGGCGACCACCATGTCGATGATCAGGAAGGGGATGAAGATGGCAAAGCCGATCTGGAACGCCGTCTTCAGTTCGCTGGTGACGAAGGCGGGCACGAGGATGCGCAGCGGCACGTCTTCCGGGCCTTGCAGGGCCGGCGAGCGCGACATCTTGGCAAACAGGGCCAGGTCGGCCTGGCGCGTCTGCTTGAGCATGAAGGTTTTCAGGGGATCGACGCCCTTGTCCATCGCCTGCTGCATGCTGATCTTGTTTTCCTGGTACGGCAGATAGGCATCCGTATAAATCTTGTCGAACACGGGGCCCATGACGAACAGGGTCAGGAACAGGGCGAGCCCCACCAGCACCTGGTTCGGCGGCGCCGATTGCGTGCCGATGGCCTGGCGCAGCAGGGACAGCACGATGATGATGCGCGTAAAGCAGGTCATCATCAAGAGCGCCGCTGGCAGGAAAGTGAGCGACGTCATCAGGATGAGCGTCTGCACCGGCAGCGAGTAATTCTGGCCGCCGCCCGGCGCCGGCGTGCTGTTGAAGGCCGGGATGCCCGGCTGGGCCATGGCCCACAGCGGCAAGGCCAGGGCGGCGGCCGCCAGTAGCCAGGTCAGGGGAGTCTTCAAGGTGGACCA
It encodes the following:
- the fliP gene encoding flagellar type III secretion system pore protein FliP (The bacterial flagellar biogenesis protein FliP forms a type III secretion system (T3SS)-type pore required for flagellar assembly.) — its product is MAQPGIPAFNSTPAPGGGQNYSLPVQTLILMTSLTFLPAALLMMTCFTRIIIVLSLLRQAIGTQSAPPNQVLVGLALFLTLFVMGPVFDKIYTDAYLPYQENKISMQQAMDKGVDPLKTFMLKQTRQADLALFAKMSRSPALQGPEDVPLRILVPAFVTSELKTAFQIGFAIFIPFLIIDMVVASVLMSMGMMMMSPATISLPFKLMLFVLVDGWQLLLGSLSQSFY